In a single window of the Papaver somniferum cultivar HN1 chromosome 8, ASM357369v1, whole genome shotgun sequence genome:
- the LOC113304780 gene encoding methyltransferase-like protein 5: MKLKQLESYLGNLDQFSNPKIELEQYPTGSHIASRMLYTAENSFGDISGKVVADFGCGCGTLSIASALLGAEYVLGIDVDTDSLEIAGENAEDLEVDINFVQCDINNLNLRGKIVDTVVMNPPFGTRKKGADMNFLAVAMKVASQAVYSLHKTTTRDHIKKTALRDLNAKSAEVICELRYDVPQLYKFHKKKEVDIAVDLWRFVPQRDQDR; the protein is encoded by the exons ATGAAGCTTAAACAGTTAGAATCTTATCTGGGTAATCTTGACCAGTTCTCAAACCCAAAG ATTGAACTGGAACAGTACCCGACAGGATCTCATATTGCATCTCGAATGTTATACACT GCAGAGAATTCATTTGGGGATATAAGTGGGAAAGTAGTTGCAGATTTTGGTTGTGGGTGTGGTACTCTAAGTATTGCAAGTGCTCTTTTGGGTGCTGA ATATGTTCTCGGAATTGATGTTGATACCGATTCCCTTGAAATTGCGGGAGAAAACGCAGAGGATCTTGAG GTGGACATAAATTTTGTTCAGTGTGACATCAACAATCTGAATTTGAGAG GTAAAATTGTTGACACTGTTGTAATGAATCCTCCATTTGGTACAAGGAAAAAGGGTGCAGACATGAATTTCCTCGCCGTGGCTATGAAG GTTGCATCACAAGCTGTTTATTCCTTGCATAAGACAACGACCAGAGAT CATATAAAGAAGACAGCGTTACGGGATCTAAATGCTAAAAGTGCCGAGGTCATATGTGAG CTTCGATATGATGTGCCACAGCTTTACAAATTTCATAAGAAGAAAGAGGTTGATATTGCAGTAGACCTATGGAGATTTGTTCCTCAGAGAGATCAAGACAGGTAA
- the LOC113304005 gene encoding pentatricopeptide repeat-containing protein At1g06710, mitochondrial-like: MIKRGFKMIICQSLAVINFRSNAVRKCFCSRAFCSSSSSWQEDNLNGLNDPFDVRAPLIPRDAEGQIPSQGNASVSIEDFAFLNNTYAGEDLKCGLGSSSKYSKEAISIFHEIVNNNGDELFGDKTQKFLRQFRGKLKDSLVIEVLQLLKHRPEVGVKFFIWAARQIGYTHTPPTYAALLVTLGVEDNDSSKNKKNYVRVPEHLLLEIRDDGDKVILGKLLNFLIQKCCRNGYWNAALEELGRLKDFGYKPSMVTYNAILQVLLKADQLDAACLLHREMSNSGIGVDGLTLGSFARSLSKFGRWQEALGIIEKEDYIYDAVIYTKMISGLCEASLFEEAMEFLHRMRSNNCIPNVITYRTLLDGCLRKRQLGRCKRILSMMIPEGCYPNPSMFNSLVHAYCSSGDYSYAYKVLKKMAVCGCQPGYVVYNILIGGICGNNESPSLELVELAEKAYNEMIDAGYVLNKVNVGHFTRCLCVVGKFEKAFAVIHELMTKGFIPDNSTYAKVISFLCEASKIEMAFQVFQDMKNNGVVPDVYTYTIMIDSFCKVGLVQQARNLFDEMVRDGCFPNVVTYTTIIHAYLKARRVSDANELFENMLSAGCVPNVVTYTVLIDGHCKAGDVKKACQIYSRMGGNGDMPDVNQYFRVDGNNPTEPNVFTYGALVDGLCKAHKVSEARDLFETMSGEGCEPNNVVHDALIDGLCKVGKLDEAQEVFAKMSECGHSPSVYTYSSLIDRLFKDKRVDLAMKVLSKMLENSCSPTVVTYTEMVDGLCKVGKTDEAYKLFVLMENKGCRPNVVTYTAMIDGFGKVGDINMCLNLFRQMSAKGCAPNFITYRVLIDHCCAAGHLDEGHELLQEMKQTCWPAHVTGYRKVIEGFNREFICSLGLLDVMVADGSLPIVPAYRILVHSFCKAGRLDVALELYKELVTVSDGLGLSHNLYASLIKSLSLAFKVDEAFGLYVDMTRMGYIPDISVIFNLIKGLTKVNKWDEALQLSDSICQMDINFSPGVET, encoded by the coding sequence ATGATCAAACGAGGGTTTAAGATGATTATCTGTCAGTCTCTTGCAGTCATTAATTTCCGCTCCAATGCAGTCAGAAAGTGTTTCTGTAGCAGAGCATTTTGCAGCTCCTCCTCTTCATGGCAGGAAGACAATCTGAATGGGTTAAATGACCCTTTTGATGTCCGGGCCCCTTTAATTCCCCGAGATGCAGAAGGACAAATTCCCTCTCAAGGAAATGCTTCTGTTTCTATAGAGGATTTTGCATTCTTGAATAACACATATGCTGGAGAAGATTTAAAATGTGGTTTGGGTTCATCAAGTAAGTACTCTAAAGAAGCTATTTCGATTTTTCATGAGATTGTTAATAATAATGGTGATGAACTTTTTGGAGACAAAACACAAAAGTTTCTTAGGCAATTTAGAGGAAAACTTAAAGATTCTTTAGTAATAGAAGTTCTACAGCTATTGAAGCATCGTCCGGAAGTGGGAGTTAAGTTCTTCATTTGGGCCGCCAGACAAATTGGGTATACCCACACGCCACCCACTTATGCTGCTCTGTTGGTCACTTTAGGGGTTGAGGATAATGATAGTagtaagaataagaaaaattatgtTAGAGTTCCTGAACATCTCCTTTTAGAGATTAGAGATGATGGTGACAAAGTAATCCTGGGAAAGTTGCTGAATTTTTTGATTCAGAAATGCTGCCGAAATGGGTATTGGAATGCAGCATTAGAGGAGCTTGGGAGGCTCAAGGATTTTGGATATAAACCGTCTATGGTGACTTATAATGCTATACTTCAGGTCCTTCTCAAGGCTGACCAGTTGGATGCTGCTTGTCTGCTTCACAGGGAAATGTCAAATTCCGGTATTGGTGTGGATGGTTTGACGTTGGGTAGCTTCGCTCGATCTCTGTCTAAGTTTGGGCGGTGGCAAGAAGCTCTAGGAATCATTGAAAAGGAAGACTACATATACGATGCAGTAATTTACACAAAAATGATTAGTGGGTTATGTGAAGCTTCACTTTTTGAAGAAGCTATGGAGTTTTTGCATAGGATGAGGTCTAACAATTGTATTCCGAACGTAATAACTTATAGGACGTTGCTTGATGGGTGTTTGAGGAAAAGACAACTGGGTAGGTGTAAAAGAATCCTTAGTATGATGATTCCAGAGGGTTGTTACCCGAATCCCTCGATGTTTAATTCTCTTGTTCATGCATATTGCAGTTCAGGAGACTATTCTTACGCCTACAAGGTGCTCAAAAAGATGGCGGTTTGTGGTTGCCAGCCGGGTTATGTGGTTTATAATATCTTAATTGGGGGTATTTGTGGAAATAATGAATCACCTAGTTTAGAATTAGTGGAGTTGGCTGAAAAGGCTTATAATGAAATGATTGATGCTGGATATGTGCTGAATAAGGTAAATGTTGGCCATTTCACTAGGTGTCTTTGTGTGGTTGGAAAGTTTGAAAAGGCGTTTGCAgttattcatgaattgatgaCTAAAGGCTTCATACCGGACAATAGTACATATGCCAAGGTTATTAGTTTCCTCTGTGAAGCCTCCAAGATTGAAATGGCCTTCCAAGTTTTccaagatatgaaaaacaatggtGTTGTTCCTGATGTTTATACGTATACAATTATGATTGATAGTTTCTGTAAAGTAGGTCTTGTTCAGCAGGCTAGAAACTTGTTCGACGAAATGGTAAGAGATGGCTGTTTTCCTAATGTGGTCACATATACCACAATTATACACGCTTATCTTAAAGCAAGGAGAGTGTCCGATGCAAATGAACTTTTCGAGAATATGCTGTCAGCTGGTTGTGTTCCGAATGTTGTCACATACACAGTTTTGATTGATGGACACTGTAAGGCTGGTGATGTCAAGAAGGCTTGTCAGATTTATTCAAGAATGGGAGGAAATGGAGATATGCCAGATGTTAATCAGTACTTTAGGGTTGATGGAAATAATCCAACAGAACCTAATGTTTTTACATATGGAGCATTAGTGGACGGTTTGTGCAAAGCCCATAAAGTGTCTGAGGCTCGTGACTTGTTCGAAACTATGTCAGGAGAAGGATGTGAGCCGAATAATGTTGTTCATGATGCTCTTATTGATGGGCTCTGCAAGGTTGGAAAATTAGATGAAGCGCAAGAGGTTTTTGCAAAGATGTCAGAATGCGGGCACAGTCCAAGTGTTTATACATACAGCTCTTTGATTGATAGACTGTTCAAAGACAAGAGAGTTGACTTAGCTATGAAGGTCTTATCCAAGATGTTAGAAAATTCTTGCTCCCCTACTGTGGTTACATATACAGAAATGGTGGACGGACTTTGTAAGGTAGGAAAGACTGATGAAGCATATAAACTTTTCGTTTTGATGGAAAATAAAGGGTGCCGTCCAAATGTTGTGACTTATACTGCAATGATAGATGGATTTGGGAAAGTGGGTGATATCAACATGTGCCTTAATCTTTTCAGACAGATGAGTGCAAAGGGTTGTGCTCCAAATTTTATTACATACAGGGTCTTGATAGACCATTGTTGTGCGGCAGGACATCTGGATGAGGGTCATGAACTTCTACAGGAGATGAAGCAGACTTGCTGGCCAGCACATGTGACAGGTTATCGTAAGGTGATTGAAGGTTTTAATAGAGAGTTTATTTGCTCACTAGGTCTTTTAGACGTGATGGTAGCAGATGGTTCCTTGCCGATAGTTCCTGCTTACAGGATTTTGGTTCACAGCTTTTGCAAGGCTGGAAGGCTGGACGTAGCTTTGGAGTTGTATAAAGAACTCGTAACAGTTTCAGATGGCTTAGGGCTTAGCCATAATTTGTATGCTTCTCTGATAAAGAGTCTTTCTCTAGCTTTCAAGGTTGATGAAGCTTTTGGTTTGTATGTAGACATGACAAGGATGGGTTATATTCCAGATATAAGTGTTATTTTTAATCTCATTAAAGGCCTTACGAAAGTTAACAAGTGGGATGAGGCGCTTCAGCTTTCAGATAGTATATGTCAGATGGACATCAATTTTAGTCCTGGGGTAGAAACATAG